One Solanum pennellii chromosome 9, SPENNV200 DNA segment encodes these proteins:
- the LOC107031267 gene encoding probable E3 ubiquitin-protein ligase RHG1A → MGHRNSFNTPPIFGTEDDQRWNVPEQAPLPYARAGVPESSNIVYPVDSMSIDGAHHSSQGHGSRPSGYSSLNPNMEIPHCQPQVQGPLHDPFLHSGTGGFHMIHENYPHQASSSAHGGQTYHGVDGGLVDLTMGSGRGPYKRKSPGIPAGGESGSTSRYFDAGSSSDLPSESWQEKQNPDPHYTTWGLHPSYRGNSLSIGGEGSQRNVRSRAAFDLQNNVGRAHITSTPSHHSNSSRTSTDYCNSVNYLAPSSNSSAREWNHTVMPPAAAHGRNFAPDASFFCYDMNHYDMVTGNISTSLEMGNYHNDFTSNRTSLPQHLPGSLPSSRGVRSSYSQRSSPTFRTSSSYLRHGHVGTSDDGSQLFAEGYSSRHSRPLSTLGLRSSDRNGRTRVSSDRYRSLAGEAGFREQLASEGVIIPDRSTYYGSRSMFDQHRDMRLDIDDMGYEELLALGERIGHVNTGLSEELISKCMTESIYCSSGQNHEEGNCVICLEEYVNMDDVGTLKSCIHDFHVGCIRRWLSMKNVCPICKKTALDDDDLKEK, encoded by the exons ATGGGGCACAGAAATTCATTCAACACGCCTCCAATATTTGGGACGGAAGATGATCAGAGATGGAACGTTCCAGAGCAGGCACCTTTGCCTTACG CAAGGGCTGGTGTTCCGGAAAGCAGTAATATTGTTTATCCAGTGGATAGTATGTCAATTGACGGGGCACACCATTCTTCTCAGGGGCATGGCTCTAGGCCAAGTGGATATTCTTCCTTGAATCCAAATATGGAAATTCCACACTGTCAGCCACAGGTTCAAGGTCCTCTTCATGATCCTTTTCTACATTCAGGTACTGGAGGCTTTCATATGATCCATGAGAATTATCCACATCAAGCATCTTCATCAGCCCATGGTGGCCAGACATATCATGGGGTGGATGGTGGCCTTGTTGACCTCACAATGGGTAGTGGGAGAGGGCCGTACAAACGAAAGAGTCCTGGTATACCTGCAGGTGGCGAAAGTGGTAGTACAAGCAGATACTTCGATGCTGGCAGTTCATCTGATCTCCCTTCTGAATCTTGGCAGGAGAAACAAAATCCAGACCCCCATTACACAACTTGGGGTTTACATCCTAGTTACCGAGGTAATAGTCTGTCTATTGGAGGTGAGGGTTCTCAGAGGAATGTAAGAAGCAGAGCTGCATTTGACCTGCAAAATAACGTAGGAAGGGCTCATATAACAAGTACTCCTTCACATCACTCTAACAGCAGTAGAACATCCACTGATTATTGTAATTCAGTGAATTATCTAGCTCCAAGTTCGAATTCTTCAGCAAGGGAATGGAACCATACTGTCATGCCCCCTGCAGCTGCCCATGGGAGGAACTTCGCTCCTG ATGCAAGCTTCTTTTGTTATGATATGAACCACTATGATATGGTTACCGGCAATATCTCTACCTCTCTGGAGATGGGGAATTACCACAATGATTTCACCTCCAACAGAACTTCCCTTCCTCAGCATTTGCCTGGCAGCTTGCCATCTTCAAGGGGAGTCCGAAGTAGCTATAGTCAAAGATCTTCCCCTACTTTTAGGACTTCTTCAAGCTATTTGCGTCATGGGCATGTTGGGACTTCAGATGACGGATCACAGTTGTTTGCTGAAGGTTACTCCTCAAGACATTCACGACCATTGTCTACTCTAGGACTGCGTAGTAGTGACCGAAATGGGAGAACTAGGGTATCCAGTGATAGGTACAGATCGTTGGCTGGTGAGGCAGGTTTCCGTGAGCAACTTGCATCTGAG GGCGTTATTATTCCAGACCGCTCTACTTATTATGGGTCCAGAAGCATGTTTGACCAGCATAGGGACATGAGACTTGACATTGACGACATGGGCTATGAG GAACTTCTGGCTCTGGGAGAAAGAATTGGCCATGTCAATACTGGCTTGTCGGAGGAACTGATTTCAAAGTGCATGACCGAGTCAATTTATTGTTCCTCAGGCCAAAATCATGAGGAAGGAAATTGTGTTATCTGTCTG GAAGAGTATGTTAACATGGATGATGTTGGGACGTTGAAATCGTGCATCCATGATTTTCATGTTGGATGCATAAGAAGATGGCTGTCAATGAAGAACGTGTGTCCAATCTGCAAGAAAACTGCGTTGGATGACGACGATCTGAaggaaaaatga
- the LOC107031112 gene encoding valine--tRNA ligase, mitochondrial 1 — protein sequence MAESESKSQETVKNCKPEAAASEGKQLTPEELEKKKKKEEKAREKELKKLKAAQKAEAAKQAQASSAVSKTAKKKSSKRDGGEENPEDFVDPETRLGEKKKLSREMAKTFNPSAVEKSWYAWWEKSNFFVADPNSAKPPFVIVLPPPNVTGALHIGHALTAAIEDTIIRWRRMSGYNTLWVPGMDHAGIATQVVVEKKIMRERNLTRHDIGREKFVAEVWNWKNEYGGTILKQLRRLGASLDWSRECFTMDEKRSKAVTEAFVRLSNEGLIYRAPRMVHWDCVLRTAISDIEVEYTDIKERTLLNVPGYEEPVEFGLLTSFAYPLEGDLGEIVVATTRIETMLGDTAIAIHPEDKRYSHLHGKFAIHPFNGRKLPIVCDDILVDMNFGTGAVKITPAHDPNDFEVGQRHKLEFISIFTDDGNINSNAGPDFEGMPRFKARVAVTEALKEKGLYRGAKNNEMRLGICSRSNDVVEPLIKPQWFVNCKIMAKQALDAVVDEDNQKLEIIPKQYAAEWRRWLENIRDWCISRQLWWGHRIPAWYVTLSDDKQKEFGVSDDHWIVARNEEEARDLASRKFSGKKIVELSQDPDVLDTWFSSGLFPLSVLGWPDNTADFKTFYPTSVLETGHDILFFWVARMVMLGIKLGGDLPFSKVYLHPMIRDAHGRKMSKSLGNVIDPLEVINGITLDGLHKRLKEGNLDAKEFERAKEGQAKDFPDGIPECGADALRFALVSYTAQSDKINLDIQRVVGYRQWCNKLWNAIRFAMSKLGEDYTPPTKIVPHEMPFSCQWILSALNKAIARTVSSLESYDFSDAATAVYSWWQFQLCDVFIEVIKPYFTGDNPEFVSARRSAQDTLWLCLDNGLRLLHPFMPFVTEELWQRLPASGDSIKKESIVISDYPSYVESWNNDNVETEMEKVSSIVRGLRSKRALLPPKERFARREAFVLCRTNDTVEIIKSRELEISTLATLSSLKVSSDTDAAPTQWLTEVVDESITVFLEDKGTVINPEAEVERLKKKREETRKQYETLTKTMSTSGYKEKVRANVHEENTLKLGALKQELESFEENIERLIRQMEAL from the exons ATG GCTGAGTCGGAGAGTAAATCACAGGAGACAGTGAAAAATTGCAAACCGGAG GCAGCAGCATCAGAAGGAAAACAATTGACACCTGAAGAgctggagaagaagaagaagaaagaagaaaag GCTAGAGAGAAAGAGTTGAAAAAACTCAAGGCTGCTCAAAAAGCGGAAGCAGCAAAACAG GCACAAGCCAGCTCCGCTGTGTCAAAGACTGCTAAGAAGAAGAGCTCAAAAAGGGATGGTGGAGAGGAGAACCCTGAGGATTTTGTTGATCCAGAAACACGTCTGGGGGAGAAGAAGAAACTCTCCCGAGAAATGGCAAAGACTTTTAATCCCAGTGCTGTAGAGAAATC GTGGTATGCGTGGTgggaaaagtccaatttctttGTTGCAGACCCAAACAGCGCTAAACCACCTTTTGTGATT GTCTTGCCCCCACCAAATGTGACTGGTGCTCTCCATATAGGACATGCACTTACTGCTGCCATCGAG GATACTATTATTCGTTGGCGGAGAATGTCTGGATACAACACCTTGTGGGTCCCCGGGATGGATCATGCTGGGATAGCAACTCAG GTTGTTGTGGAGAAGAAGATCATGCGAGAAAGGAATTTGACTAGACATGATATTGGTCGGGAGAAGTTCGTTGCTGAG GTCTGGAATTGGAAGAATGAGTACGGGGGTACCATACTAAAGCAATTACGTCGCCTGGGTGCGTCACTTGATTGGTCTCGTGAG TGCTTTACCATGGATGAGAAAAGGTCTAAGGCTGTAACTGAAGCATTTGTTAGGCTTTCCAATGAAGGTCTTATATACAG GGCTCCACGTATGGTGCATTGGGATTGTGTCTTGCGTACTGCAATCTCTGATATTGAG GTTGAATATACAGACATCAAAGAGAGGACACTTCTGAATGTTCCTGGATATGAAGAACCTGTGGAGTTCGGGTTGCTGACCTCATTTGCTTACCCCTTAGAAGGCGATCTTGGTGAAATTGTTGTGGCGACCACCAGAATTGAAACTATGCTTGGTGATACTGCAATTGCTATACATCCTGAAGACAAAAGATACAGTCACCTTCACGGGAAATTTGCTATTCATCCATTCAATGGAAGAAAGCTTCCAATAGTTTGTGATGATATACTTGTAGATATGAACTTTGGGACTGGTGCTGTTAAG ATAACTCCAGCCCATGACCCAAATGATTTTGAGGTTGGACAGCGTCACaaactagaattcataagtATTTTTACTGATGATGGGAATATAAATAGCAATGCTGGTCCAGACTTTGAAGGAATGCCTCGTTTCAAAGCTCGTGTCGCTGTAACAGAAGCTTTAAAAGAAAAG GGTCTCTACAGGGGTGCTAAGAATAATGAGATGCGCCTTGGGATTTGTTCAAGAAGCAATGATGTAGTGGAGCCTCTTATAAAGCCTCAATGGTTTGTCAACTGCAAAATTATGGCCAAGCAGGCTTTGGATGCTGTTGTGGATGAGGATAATCAGAAACTGGAGATCATCCCAAAGCAATATGCTGCTGAATGGAGAAG ATGGCTTGAGAATATTCGTGATTGGTGCATCTCAAGGCAACTTTGGTGGGGTCATCGTATTCCTGCTTGGTATGTCACACTGAGTGATGATAAGCAGAAGGAATTTGGTGTGTCTGACGATCACTGGATTGTTGCTAGAAATGAAGAAGAAGCTCGAGATTTGGCTTCTAGGAAATTTTCGGGGAAGAAGATTGTTGAGCTCTCTCAAGATCCAGATGTGCTGGATACCTGGTTTTCGTCTGGTCTTTTCCCATTATCTGTATTGGGGTGGCCAGATAATACTGCAgatttcaaaacattttatccAACTTCAGTTCTTGAAACCGGACATGATATTCTCTTCTTCTGGGTCGCACGAATGGTAATGTTGGGAATAAAGCTGGGCGGTGATCTACCATTTTCAAAG GTTTATTTGCATCCAATGATCCGCGATGCTCATGGGCGTAAGATGTCGAAGTCGTTGGGAAATGTTATTGATCCCCTTGAAGTTATTAATGGAATCACACTTGATGGTCTTCATAAGAGATTAAAGGAGGGTAACCTAGACGCAAAAGAATTTGAGAGGGCAAAAGAGGGACAGGCAAAGGACTTTCCTGATGGTATTCCTGAATGTGGTGCAGATGCTCTTCGATTTGCCCTTGTCTCATACACTGCCCAG TCCGATAAGATCAATCTTGATATTCAGAGAGTGGTTGGTTATCGTCAATGGTGTAACAAACTGTGGAATGCCATTAGGTTTGCCATGAGTAAATTGGGTGAAGATTACACCCCTCCAACAAAGATAGTTCCTCATGAAATGCCTTTTAGCTGCCAGTGGATACTCTCAGCACTTAACAAGGCCATAGCAAGAACTGTCTCATCCCTGGAATCTTATGATTTCTCCGATGCAGCAACAGCAGTATATTCTTGGTGGCAGTTTCAGTTGTGTGATGTGTTTATAGAAGTAATCAAGCCATACTTCACTGGTGATAATCCAGAATTTGTATCTGCAAGAAGATCTGCTCAGGACACCTTGTGGCTTTGCTTAGATAACGGGTTGAGATTACTCCATCCATTTATGCCTTTTGTCACCGAAGAATTATGGCAGCGCCTTCCTGCTAGCGGGGATTCTATAAAGAAAGAATCTATAGTGATAAGTGATTATCCTTCATATGTAGAG AGCTGGAATAATGATAATGTGGAAACTGAGATGGAAAAGGTGTCATCCATTGTTAGAGGACTGAGGTCGAAGAGGGCATTGTTGCCTCCAAAGGAGAGATTTGCAAG GCGAGAAGCGTTTGTGCTTTGCCGGACAAATGATACTGTGGAGATCATAAAAAGCCGCGAACTTGAGATTTCTACTTTAGCTACACTGTCATCTTTGAAG GTCTCAAGTGACACTGATGCAGCTCCAACTCAATGGCTGACAGAAGTGGTGGATGAATCAATCACAGTTTTTCTGGAGGATAAGGGGACTGTCATTAACCCTGAGGCTGAAGTTGAAAGGCTCaaaaagaagagagaggagACGAGAAA